One window of Thermacetogenium phaeum DSM 12270 genomic DNA carries:
- a CDS encoding NUDIX hydrolase, translating to MTGEQLMQLQHRLSDRPGLLGREDHLNTAVLMLLMPVDGEYHFVLEERQLEIPQGGEICFPGGAFDPEQDADTVQTAIRETVEELGIAKERLELLGALGTLYTSMGAIVDAYVGVCRLRGLDELRINTSEVKSAFTIPVSRFENTSPEEYRALVRVHPTYTEENTGQVRILFPSAELGLPKRYSRPWGSRTHRILVYRMGPRIVWGVTARLIYELLRRMR from the coding sequence ATGACTGGAGAACAATTGATGCAGCTTCAGCACCGGCTATCTGACCGGCCGGGCCTCTTAGGCAGGGAGGACCACCTTAACACCGCCGTGCTGATGTTGCTGATGCCGGTGGACGGGGAATACCACTTTGTCCTTGAGGAACGCCAATTGGAGATCCCTCAGGGTGGAGAGATCTGCTTCCCCGGAGGGGCTTTCGACCCGGAACAAGATGCGGATACGGTGCAAACCGCAATCCGGGAGACGGTGGAGGAGTTAGGGATTGCGAAAGAGCGGTTGGAGCTGCTCGGCGCTCTGGGTACTCTGTACACCTCGATGGGGGCGATCGTGGACGCCTATGTCGGGGTATGCCGGCTTCGGGGCTTGGATGAACTGCGCATCAACACAAGCGAGGTTAAGTCCGCCTTCACCATTCCGGTGTCGCGCTTTGAAAATACTTCACCCGAAGAATATCGGGCTCTGGTACGGGTGCACCCGACCTACACGGAAGAAAACACCGGGCAGGTGCGAATCCTGTTCCCGAGCGCAGAGTTGGGGCTGCCGAAGCGCTATTCCCGGCCCTGGGGCTCCAGAACCCATCGGATCCTGGTGTATCGGATGGGACCGCGGATTGTCTGGGGTGTCACCGCCCGGCTGATCTACGAACTGCTCCGGAGAATGCGCTGA